In Oscarella lobularis chromosome 5, ooOscLobu1.1, whole genome shotgun sequence, the genomic window GATCAGGAAATTTTCCACGATTCATGATAAGATGCTGTACATGTATGTACTGGAGAAGACAGCAGATTTAGCTTGTAGAGGGCAGATACAGCGTTACGACGCCGCAAGCTATTCTTACGACAGTACAGGGTCGGGGCCGGCccatgtgggcagaaccctgctCCTGCAATGTATTGATTTCCGAATTCTTTTATTTCAGGAAACTGGCCCCTGTAGTCGTGGCGCGAGAGAAGATGCGCCCGATATAATGCTTATCTCAATATCCAAGAACACTAAAACTTCTAAAACATTTACTAAAATAATCGTAATACAAAGACTACCAAAAATTCCAGACAGATCGACCGTAGCAGCTACGCAGCATGCATGATATGTACGACCAGAACAGGCAGCACTACCGGTACTAACTAGTCTATATACTGTATGCTTCGTGCTGTTGTATGCGCGTGCAATGAAACAGAAAGGTTTATCCACGGCAATTCTACAAGTACGTTGTCGGCTTAGACGAAACACGGCGGTGTACGGCGGATTTTCAAATACTTTCAAGCACTATAGGATATCATCCTTACCGGTACTGCCAGTTTCTGCGGCCGCTGCTTCCAAATCCTCTGTGCTGACCGTGACATTCGCGTAAGCGGCCGGATTCCGAGAtgccaatttcttcttctgttccACCTCTTCACGCTCTTTCGGTTGAACTTCCACGTACGTAATACGCTTCTGACCGCTCGGCGCAGAAGGAACATCAGCACCGCTCATATCTACGTAGCCGTTTTTGGATTGAGGCAACAGAGgttcttcttcaaacatGGGCTCTAATTTGGTGCCAGATGGAGTAGCAGGACTCATCGGCGTGTAATCCTCTTGAACGGACAATTTTGATTGAGTCGGCGTCATATCTAAATAACTCGCAGATGTGCCGCATAAATCCTGCACAGCGTTGGCGTAATCCGTTCCTTGAGATGacagtttctttttctccttcttagGAACATCGCCACCACTCATATCTAAGTAAGCGCTTTTTGACTGAGACAACagagcttcttcttcgaacaTGGGATCCAATTTCGTGCCAGAAGGAGTGACGGGACTCATCGGCGTGTAATCCACGTGAACGGGCGGCTTTGATTGAGTCGGAGTCATATCTAGATAACTCGTAGACGTGCCGCCCAAATCTATCATATTCTGCAAAGAGCTGGCCACGACTTCTGACGTGATTCTTTCAGACGGATTCCTCTCCCAGCAGCGAAGCATAAGCTGGAACACGGACCGGGGACAAAGCGGCGGACACTCCAAACTCAAGCTACCCTGAAGAATACCGCCGATTACTTGCTCGTTGCTTTTACCAAAATACGGCTGACAGCCAAGCACGAAGATCTCCCATAAAAGAACGCCCAGAGACCAGACGTCCGATTCGACTGTGTATTTCCCGTCGGTGATCGCTTCCGGCGCCATCCATCGAATCGGCATCATGCCGCCTCTGCGACGATAATACTCTTCCTGATACACATCTCTCGCCATTCCAAAGTCGGAGATCTTCACCGACAATtgatcgtcgttttcgccgacgagacagtTTCGCGCGGCGATGTCACGATGAACGAACTTGCGCGACGCGAGATAGGCTGCGCCGGATGCTGCCTGAGTGGCGATGTCGATCAGTTgcgcgatcgagagaaaaggaCGCGGATGCACCTCGTTGGGACGAGCTTTTTGAATGTAGGCCTTCAAGTCGCCGTGTTTCATCAGTTCCGTGATGAGATAGAGAGGTTCGTCGTGCGTGCAGATTCCTAGAAGACGGACAATGTTCGGATGATCGAAGTCCATCAtgatttccatttcctttcgGAAATCTTCAGCCGTTTCCTGCGACGACCCTCGTTTCATCGTTTTCACCGCAACTTGCGTTCTTTCTTCGCCTCTGACAATGCCCGTGGCCCAGGCGAAATAGACTTTTCCAAATTGACCTTCGCCGAGTTCTTCTGCCATTTGGAGACGGTCCTTGCGGAATTGGAATTCGTCGTACGTTGGCCACGCCATGAGCCAGCGAGTTTCTCCGTTGTTCAAGTTTTGGTGTTGCTCCTGTATGTCTTGTGGCTGCATGACTTCCACTTTTGCCTGACGATGTTTCTTTCGCACGCAGATTACAAAAAGCACGATTAGTACCAGTACGGCTAGAGAAACAGCTACTGCAATGGTCATCGTCATGTCACTCTCTAAACGGGCATAAATAAAAACGGAAAAGAAACAGCGATACACGTGCTTTACCGGGCGCCGGAATAAGGAGATGGCAAAGATCACTACTCGGACCGACGTTTGTTTGTCCGCAATCAGCGACAGTTTCAGCTTCCATAGTTACCGTGTACCACTGATCCAAGTCAATCGTAGACTCATCGAGGTCCAAGACATCTGATCCACCGACCGTTTTCCCGATGTACTTGGTATCATTAAAGACTTTCCCAATCATGCCCGTTTCGTTCCCCTTGAACAAATTGACACGGTAACCTCGACGTTCACCACGCCAGTCAGACATAGAAACGTCCGTGTAATTTAATCGAATCGCCTTCACTTTGCCTTGATCTCCCTGAAGAGCTTCGCAATTGTGAATCACAGCCGCGGACTGGGGGGCTGGAATAAAGAACAGTAGATGACATACTCAATTATGAGCACTCTCATATACCTGCTTCGCACGTAGAAACGTTTTGAGTACCAAATGCACCCGCTCCTCGCCCGGAATGCGCTCGAATACGCACGGTATAGCGATGGTAAGGCTCGAGACCAAAGAATTCCGCTTCTCCAGTCACGTTTGAAGTATTGTGTACGTGACCTTGATCAAACGATATGTTTACTTCCACTCGAAGCAGAATACCATTAGACTTGACTTCCCACGCGAGTTTCACCCACGTCGAATTCCTGCCAACCACTCTAATGTCTGGTTTATCAGGGACTAAAGAGAATtcggtaattaattaaaaaataagagATAATTTTTGTGATAAACCTCCTTCTCCAGTTCTGTGTCTTCGAGAAGCGAAAGGACCTTGAGCAATTACTAAACACGTTTTTGCCGCGATTTCTACGTCATACACGGTATACGGCATTAGTTCTGTAAGCAGCGCTTCGTGATCTCCAGCGCCAATGTTTATAGACCTTTTGTCATCAGGACTGTTTACCGGCGAGTACCGCGCGACGTAGCGGCACAACACACCGTTCAAGTCAGATTCCAAAGGTGAAATCCAACTCAGAAGAAGTGTCGAGCTTTCGTTTGTTCGACTGACAGTGAAATTTCGCGGTGCAGACGACGGAGCTAACAACCATTATTACAAAcaaaaacgatttcgaaATTAGCTTACCAGATGGAGGCGTCTGAAAATAATGAAGATCAGTGTCTCCAAGTGATCCGTCCGCGTAACCCGGAACTAGTGTAGCCGAGAAAAGGGTATTCGGCTTCAGCTCTTTTACACTTGCATTCGTCTCATTAGCATTGATAACCTGTTCAAGGAATGGAAGAGATGGGTCTATTCGAATAGCAAGAGTATAGTTCAGCAGATTCGGATACAACGGTCGTTGCCAAGTCAAAGtcaccgacgtcgacgtaagATCCCAATGACTGACATTGCGTGGCGTCCTATCATCGGGATCTACAAATTTTGTAAACATTAGGAATGGCTTGCTACCAGCTCCCTCTCCCGATATCGTCCTTGCTCGAATAATGATGGAATACTGTGCCGGATATTGGAGTCCTTCTACTTCTTGAAACCGTGCCGTTGGACTGTTCTCGTGAATGATTTTGAATGTTTTTGGTGTTCCCGTTGCGTTGGCCCACTGCGTGGTGATCTCGTACAAAGTGATAATACCGTTGGGTGTCTTCGGTGGAGACCACGAGAGGAGTAGAGTCGCTCGCCTCGTCGCATCAACTCGGACGGCCTCAGGAGGGCCTGGCTCTAAAACCCCAAATCAAATCGAGGATAATAAATCGTTACTAGTTCCTACTTCCTTGATTGGTGCGTATGACAAGTAAGTCTGACGTAAGACCTTGGTGATGGAAGGGAATGTTGAAGGCTCGCATGGACAACTGATATTCCGTGTATCCCGTCAAATTGGCGACTCTCCATTGAAAAAATGGGCCATCCGGCGAGCTAAGTTCGCCCGGACGCAGATCAATGTCTGTCGACCATCCCTTAGCCGTTTGAGTAATGCGATAGGAATATCCAATCCGACCGTTTGGTGATCTAGGAGGTTCCCATTCGAGAAAAACGGACGATGCGCCAACGACGGGAATTCGAAACGATCCAAGTGGACCAGGAGCTGCGtgacaaaaacaaaaaatacaGTATTCGTATGTCCTCTGTATACAATTTCTATACACGTACTTCCTTCGAGTGTATAGGCAAACGTGACGGCACTTGCATTTCCACCTTCGGCATTCACTTCAATTCGATAGAGAGTGTACGGAGACAAGCCATCGAGTTCGTAAgacttttctgacgtcgtcacgttcTGCTTTCTTCCTCTCTGATAATCTGCGACGCTGTACACGATTACGTAGTGCGAGATCTTGCCAACCGACGGAGCTAGCCACGACACTGAAATGCTTTTCGGCGTATGTGACCTTGCCGTCAGACCTCGCGGAGCTTCaggaactgaaaaaaaaaaaattcaaatacaGAAAACCACTACAAATAATTTACTCACTTTGCGTTGGAGTTGCGACGTGAACGAGAGCGCTCTTTTCGCCTAGTTCCTGCGACGTTCGTGCTTGCATGTAGATCGAATAGTTCGTTCCTTCCGTTAGGTTGGATATAATTATATTAGTTTCGTCTCTTTGAGCGGTAAAGTTGGCAAAAGAGGCCAACGACACCAAATcgcgccggcgacgatttgacgatGAAAATACAAAAATGCGATAGTCCAAAATCTCGCCGCGAGGTTCCGACGGTGCCGCCCAGCTCATGGATATTGCTGTCAAGCTCACAGGATAAGCTCGTCCAAATGAAGGAGGACCGCTGACTACAATAAATGCAATCAATTCTCTGTAATTCCGAGAATAATAATCCTTACTGCCTTCGCTCGTTCGCACTATAAGATCGTCGCTGACCGGACCGAGGCCTTTGCTCGTTCTACCGCTCACTTTGAGGATGTAAAGTGTGAACGGTAGAAGACCGCTAAACGTAGCCGACGTCTCCGTTCCGGGCACCGTTACTGTTTCCTCAGATTCACCGCCCACCTGAGGGACGTACGTGACGACGTAGTCACGAATAACACCGTTGCGACTATTGCTAGGTATCGCTTCCCAAGAAATCGTTATGCTGCTTTTTGTAATGCGAGCCAGCGAAACGTTTGCTGGTGGCTCGTCGGGAACTGTAAGAGAACGGCAATTGAAGAAAACATCATTACCGTGAGCTCTTTTTACCGTCTTCCGGAGTGGTGAATTCGTAGGGGTCTGACGATGGCCCGAAGCCAACTGCCGTTGTCGCGCTAACTCGTACCCGATACTCTTGCCGAGAGAAGAGATTTCTCACTGTGGCGTTTGTCTGCGGTGCGACGATGTCAATTTCGGCTTGTGCCAAAACCCACTGATCTAAACTGTATTCAATCTCGACTGCTACTTTGTACTTCGTGATGTTGCCGTTTTGCTGCGACGGATCAGGTGGTTTCCAAACTACAAGAGCTTCTTTATCAGGTAGAGTCGCAACCGCAATATCGACAGGACTCCGGTCCGGACCTACGCAAAATCACCGACAGTTCACGTATGAGCCTTAGTTTATTGCACGTACTGTCTtcacgcgtcgtcgtctcacCAGATTCACTCAAACCCGAGTTGTTTCCTTCAAACGCTGTAATCTGTACTTTATACGTGGTCACGGGCTCTAAATCGGGAACCACTGTTTCACGTTGCGATCCGTCAACGCTCACTTCTAAACAAGTTTCACATTCTGTTTGGCACACAATCACAAGAAATCTCGTTGGAGAGCGGTCAAGTGACCATGTAACCGTCATCATTCTAATGGCTGGTGTCAAGCTTTCGAGTGTGGGAGAAAGTACCGCTCCCCTAGTcacgaaattttctttctcccaTGTCGCTGTCAATCCAGATCGACTATTCGCCCGAATGGTCAGGTAGAACCTGTTGCTATCCAAAAGCGTTTCCAATCCTTCAAGCCCAGACGTGAACGTTTTCAGAACGCACACACCGTCGGTAGCGCAATAGCAGGTTGAAGACTCGTCACGATCAAAACATTGAGACTAGACAATCACAAAACGACCTATACTTATCGGTACGTACATTCAAAAACAAGCGTTACCTGATTTTGCGAAGAAATTTTACCGGTGCGTCCTTTGCTCGCCGATGAACTCTTTGACTCTAAGATGGTccattcgatcgtttcgattcCGCTCTCCTCATCCATTGCCGTAAATTCGAGAGTGAACACCGATCCAGTTCGACCTCCTGAGCAAAAGTCTAAATCTTTGATAAGACTTCTCTTGCGTCTCCACACGATAACGTCGGTAATCGACGGTGGAGTGAAGTCTGTGTGAATCAAAGCCGAACTGAACGCATGGTGTCCAAAGATGTCTTTCGCCGTCATCTGAACTTTGTATGTTTCGCCCGATTGAAAGGAAGTCGGATGACTATAGACCCAGTTCTGATACAGAGCGGTGAAATTCTGAGATGCGATCAGCCGCTCGCAGGTAGCGTTGTTCTGATAAAGAGACAGTTCAAAAGACACGATTCCCGAATAATTATACGTTTGAATGCCGGAAAACGACAATGGCGgtgtgacgacgtcgtatccAAACTGAGGTCGTTCAATAGGAAATAACAGCGACGGATTTCTCTTGATATACGTATTATAGAAATGATTTTCCCAGCTAACACTGAGATCTTGTCGACGTTGATCGGTTTGCCAGTTTTTGTATTCGGCCGACGTGAACTGAAGCTTGTGACGAGTTGATAAAGCAACCGAGGAACCTTCCACTGTGTCAACCAAGATGAGACTTCGAACGACTGAGGTTAAGGAGCCGTGATCGACAGTCAGTTCAATAAGATTCATTCCGGACAAAGGATGAATGAATGACTGAATGAAAATGGGATAACGAGGATCGATTCGGTGAGACTGACTAAAGCGAGGCGGTATCTCGAGAAAGTTGTCTCGACGCTCAAGAATATAGACTTTCCACGTGTACGTTAGTGGGCACGTGAAGAAGCACGTCCAACCATTCCAGTATATGCTGACGTGATCTCGCAGAGCTCTGTCGCCGGAGAGTATCGTTTCGCTGACGTGAAGGCGAGCTGGCGGTCGCGACGGTAGAGCCACGTCGTTGCACTGATCTGGCCACCCTCGAGGAGGATCGAGACAGTTGAAAGGAGTGTTGTCAATTGTTTCTATGGAAAAAATTAAGATAAAAGATTGTTTCGATTGCTAATACAGTATGACTCATACCAAGACATTCGGTTATATTTAAGAATGGCTTTCGTGATAGAATGCATGCGTCACAGTTGTGTCcatcggcgccgtcgcggcACAAACATTGGCCCGTCGTCAGGTTACAATTTTCGTTCATCGAACCCGGTAAATAACATTCGCAAACTGAAGAGTAACACTGACTTAGCCATGGATGGGTAGAGGTAGAGAGAAGCCTTACCTCTAGTTGTCCGCGCTCTGACAATGGGAGTAGGAAGACCTCCTCCCGCACCTGTAAAAGCCCGCATCCACACTGAATACTCGCCAAGAGGCTCCAAGTTTGATAAAGTGTAGATCTACTAAGCGAATAAGATTATGATTATGAGTCGAGCAAATAAGTCGTACTGTACAACTTGGAGACGCCGTCACAGATTGGATAGCCGATTCATTCTCTCTTTGATAGTAAATAACGTACTTCTCTAGCAGTCCGTTGACCGCAGTACACAGCAGCTCGGTCCAAGTCACTAAAAGTTCCTTTCCTCCAACGATTCCAACAGCGGACATATTCCAGGGAGCGCCAGTTGGTCCTTTTCATtaaaacataaataaataacggTTAATGTACAGAGTCTGCCTTACTGTCTTCTGCTGTTAAAACAATACTTGGATGAGACCAGCTCATGTATTCTGATCCTCCTGGTCCATCTTGAGATACTGCGTAAACAAAAACGTCGTACCACGAGTAACTAGAAAGCAAGTCTCAATAATATAAAGATGAACGAAGGGTCAGGATTCGAACCTTGTCAAGTTGGTGATTACAAATTCTGTTCCACTCTTCAAAGAAGCCGTTTCGCCAGCGCAATCACACGCCGTTTGATTGAGGTCGTAACtcgaaaaacaataaaaacaaaTGCGTATTCCCACAAACAATCCATTATGATCTCTTGGAGGAGGGTTAGACCAAGTCAGATTGAGACCAGCCAAACCGTCAATGCTGGAATTGGAACTGACGTTCTGAATAGAAAGAACTACCGGACTTGCAGGACGAGCTATAGAACAAGTCAACTCCAATTAAAGGACATAAATGATTCATTTACAAACCTGCATAAGTTCTTTCAGAAAGATTTGCAGAGAAAAGACCCGGACCAGCGCTTGTATAAGCtcgaattttgacgtcataaactaCGTACTCTTCCAGGGCAGATAGAGTCGAAGAATTAACGTTTTCGCTGACATTGAAAGAATGCGGATCGGTATCGAACTCGTCTCCTGCGTATTTAATCTCATAAGCAGTGATCACCCCATTTCGATCGGCGACAGAGAGATTTTCCCAACGGACGCTAAGCTGAGCCGGTTTGCAGCCGCGACACTCTCGTGCAACTGACAAAAGACGCGGTACGTTTGGAACTATGAGAAGGTCAATCACGAAAGAGCAAATGTGAATCATTTATCTGACCGTCCTCTTCCGTCCGAACTCTCAGAGGTGGATCAGGTCCTTCCACACTCAAGCCTCTTTCAGTAGCCGCATCCATCGTGATCGTGTAGTAGGTAAACGGTCTAAGACCTGTCAGCGTTGCGTtgctcgcgtcgacgtcgtcgacgtcgtatcgTCTTCGCAGCGACTCTCCATCAGCACGATAATATATGTTGTAGCCGGTGACAATGGTGAAATCGCCAGATGAGGTGAAATCGCCAGATGAGGTGAAATTGTCCGGAAATTCGACATCGTTTAGAGGCGACCACTCGACCAAAACGGCAGTAGAAGATAAGACGGCAGCAGTAATATTTTCAGGCGCAAACTCAAACACTAAATTAGCATATTTCTCATCGCAACCTAATCTGACAAGAGAAATGCTTACAAGGCGCCTTCGTTCGAAATTTCACCGTTTCTGTGCTTGGAGGCCCTTCGCCTTCCGTGTTGATTACAAACACTCGTACGTCGTATTCGCGGAGCGGGAACAGATTCGTGAAATTCAACCACGTTCCATTGTCGCCGACGTGATCGATAAACGTCCTATTATTCGCCTCGTCCGTAAGTTCAACTTTATAGTCGGTCAGAATTCCATTGAACCCGTCGGGATCCGGCTTGTCCCATGCAATCGCGGCGAATGTCCGACCAACGATGAGCACTCTGACGCCAAGAGCAGGCGTTGAAGGATCTGGCAAAAAAACGCGCCGTCAATGCatggaaaacgaaaattggACTCCACTTACTTGACGGTTTCGTTCTGACGATTACTGCCTGGGAGAAATTACTCCATTCAAAGTTTCCTAACTCTGTAACTTTGATTGCTACAGAGACGGCGTAGCGTCTGAATGGCTTTAGATTTTCTATCGCTGTCCGGAGCGTGCTTCCGTTGGCAAGAATGACGCTTCCATGTGACGACATGTCGTCTAATGAATAATACATAACATTGTATccgtcgagaaattcgtcacTCGGTCGATTCAAAGGGAGATCCCACGTCACACGGACGGAAAAAGGGCTCACGGCGACAGCAGCTACGTTGATCGGAGGAAAAAGAGGCTGCCTTTTCAGATCGTTCTTATTATCCGAACTTCCACTTGGCACAAACGTTGTTTCATGCGTTGTAGGTTCCAGTGTTGTCCGAGTCGTTGGCacagacgtcgtcgaattctgAGAAACTGCCGTCCAAAGCAACAAGGCTAGAACAACGGCTCGAAGCAAATTCATCCGTCCTACAAAACAAATGTTTTGCGCGCCTTCTCGGCTAGATGAAGCGTTTATGCGGTAATAGCTATATGTAGGACTCACCTTCGATGATGAACTTGACGGCGTATATAGAGCCAGTCGGGGACTGGATCAGGGTTTGGGGGCGGTATATAACTAGCAAACGTCGCTAAATACACACATAACAGAGCAGCTATGAAAACACAGATGTGTACAATGAGGACGCCCTGCGGTACGGCGCGTTCGAGCCAAGGCCTTTTCCCATGAAGAGAATCGTGCAACCGATCGAGCGACTACCTTTCTGGAGACAGCCCTGCAAAAACGCCAGATAGTGCCACACGGCATGACCACGTCGGGTCTTCCGCAAACCTTATTAGCTAAAGGAAACAGCGTCATGTTCGCACTTCAAAGAACGAAGTCACGACGTGTAAGTACTTGCATCCAACGAAACGCCTTTCCTTATGTAATCAGAAACGTGCGGTACGAATTCTGGTCTATGGCAATTGTAGTTTCTACGCGATGTCACAGGGTTTATGACATAAGTAGCGGGAAACTAAAGAGAAGCTATAAGGTAGGATCCGACGAAGGAACATTGGTCAaagtgtttcttttttttgcgttGAAACAATTCTCACCAGTATTTGCTTCTGTTCTCTTAGTTGGCGTTGGATCGTTCGGGTATTTATGGAGCGAGCTGCTCAGATAAGTCGCTTTTTGAATTTTACTTGGGCGAGAGCCTTGCCAAGATGCAACTGCCACTCAGGTTCAGCTCGCTCAATCACAGCGCTATTGTTGTGCGCACTATCCGTCGTGTCTTGTCTGAGACGCGATCACCGATATAAAGCTCGACTCATATCTGTTTCCGCTGATAGGTAAAAAAGTAGGTAAAGCGCAATATTTGCTAATGGCTGTCTTTCAGCTGCATTTTTTGTCTGGAAACTGGCCCCTTCGTTGACAAATGTAATGCTTGATTCCTCATTATTTCGCTTTcaattaatatttaattaatcgacgTATTAATTTTCAAGGCGATGAAGGAACGACTGGCGGAGATAGAGCAGCATCGCGTAGCAGCTCTTGCCGCAGAATCAGCAAGAATGAAGTTAGAGAATTTCTTTGCATTCTGTGTCTAATTTCTCTTATCCTAAGACGAAGAGAGGCATATAGCACTGGCTATATACAGTCTCCGtgaagaggaaaacgaagaatttgTATGACACGTAAGGTCTGAGCTAGAAACGTGAGGTAGGGTAATTCGGCGCCCACATAGTCTGGCAAATTTTTGTAATCGAACCTGGAATCCCGTCAAAGCTGGTACGACATATTCCGGCACTTTATGTCTTTGAACTACATGTATGTATCATCCTCCTGCATGTTTCGAGCTAGAATCTACATAAAAAGTGCACTACGACGTTGTGCATGCCTTTATTGGTATGGTAGCCCCTCGATTTGGCTCCTCGTCCTGAAGAATTCTTCAATCTACCTTTGAACGGCTTAGAAAAGATTCGTACCTTTATAAAATATTCTGTTTCCGCGTTTGGGCGCGCCGTGCGCCCCGAATTAGTCCTCAAATTACGTTTAGAGGCatgacgtttctttttcttcgcagaCCAAGTGTGCGTGCGCTACGAAGGATCGAATGAAATGCGATTTCCCTAGCATCCGGCCGATACATCTTCGCGTCGCCTTAGCGAATGCAGGCGAGAAACAAACCGAAACTGCGCAATTGGAAGAGCACCGATGCCACAACGGTCTACTTGTAATCCATACCAATGGCCTAATGCGAGAAATGACGAGGAACGGGCCCTCTTTCAGCTTCAAGTCGCGCCAGCGACAGTGTTCGACCATAGATCTATGGTTCGACCCCacgacaaaaaaataatgcctgaaaaagaaactcctatcaaaagacgtcaaaaattaGAGTGCTACCTCCAACACTCCTTCTTCTACCCTTGATCGATGTTGCGCCATCCTCATCTATAAAACACGCGCTCAGACTTCTAATTACCACTGACATCAGCTCACACTTACTCTTAGAataagaaatagaaaagataAGAATAACGTAAGCAAGACTGATGCAGAAATAAATTCAATGAATACTGCTTCAAGTAAAAAATCACGGTAAAACATGCTTGCCTTGATAAAGCACGCGACTTCTCTTACCGTTTCTGTCTCCTTTCCGGGACAGACAGTTGCGGCAAAACGACCGACCGGTCGAATACACGTCGTCCAAAGAGTGACTTGTGAAACAGGCTAAGAAACGCTTTGAATTAGACTTTGAAACCATCTCTCCAGTATCGATACGAATTAAGTGCCCACTCTGAGAAACGGCCTCTAATCGATTCGAGTAGAATCCATTTACTTGAACAGTGACGTCGCCGTATAGGGAAGAGCAGAGCATCTCTAATTGCCGGATGAGGAGATTTTCCACGATTACGATTATAGATACTGGAGAAGAGAGCAGATTTAGCTTAGAGAGCAGATGCAGCGTTACGACACCTCGAGCTATTACGACAGTAGTCGTGGCGCGAGACAAGACGATATAGCATATGCTTATCTAAATATCTGCCGATGCAAGAACACTAAAACTTTTTCTAAAATAATCGTAATACAAAGACT contains:
- the LOC136187769 gene encoding uncharacterized protein isoform X1 — protein: MNLLRAVVLALLLWTAVSQNSTTSVPTTRTTLEPTTHETTFVPSGSSDNKNDLKRQPLFPPINVAAVAVSPFSVRVTWDLPLNRPSDEFLDGYNVMYYSLDDMSSHGSVILANGSTLRTAIENLKPFRRYAVSVAIKVTELGNFEWSNFSQAVIVRTKPSNPSTPALGVRVLIVGRTFAAIAWDKPDPDGFNGILTDYKVELTDEANNRTFIDHVGDNGTWLNFTNLFPLREYDVRVFVINTEGEGPPSTETVKFRTKAPLFEFAPENITAAVLSSTAVLVEWSPLNDVEFPDNFTSSGDFTSSGDFTIVTGYNIYYRADGESLRRRYDVDDVDASNATLTGLRPFTYYTITMDAATERGLSVEGPDPPLRVRTEEDVPNVPRLLSVARECRGCKPAQLSVRWENLSVADRNGVITAYEIKYAGDEFDTDPHSFNVSENVNSSTLSALEEYVVYDVKIRAYTSAGPGLFSANLSERTYAARPASPVVLSIQNVSSNSSIDGLAGLNLTWSNPPPRDHNGLFVGIRICFYCFSSYDLNQTACDCAGETASLKSGTEFVITNLTSYSWYDVFVYAVSQDGPGGSEYMSWSHPSIVLTAEDRPTGAPWNMSAVGIVGGKELLVTWTELLCTAVNGLLEKYVIYYQRENESAIQSVTASPSCTIYTLSNLEPLGEYSVWMRAFTGAGGGLPTPIVRARTTRVCECYLPGSMNENCNLTTGQCLCRDGADGHNCDACILSRKPFLNITECLETIDNTPFNCLDPPRGWPDQCNDVALPSRPPARLHVSETILSGDRALRDHVSIYWNGWTCFFTCPLTYTWKVYILERRDNFLEIPPRFSQSHRIDPRYPIFIQSFIHPLSGMNLIELTVDHGSLTSVVRSLILVDTVEGSSVALSTRHKLQFTSAEYKNWQTDQRRQDLSVSWENHFYNTYIKRNPSLLFPIERPQFGYDVVTPPLSFSGIQTYNYSGIVSFELSLYQNNATCERLIASQNFTALYQNWVYSHPTSFQSGETYKVQMTAKDIFGHHAFSSALIHTDFTPPSITDVIVWRRKRSLIKDLDFCSGGRTGSVFTLEFTAMDEESGIETIEWTILESKSSSASKGRTGKISSQNQSQCFDRDESSTCYCATDGVCVLKTFTSGLEGLETLLDSNRFYLTIRANSRSGLTATWEKENFVTRGAVLSPTLESLTPAIRMMTVTWSLDRSPTRFLVIVCQTECETCLEVSVDGSQRETVVPDLEPVTTYKVQITAFEGNNSGLSESGETTTREDSPDRSPVDIAVATLPDKEALVVWKPPDPSQQNGNITKYKVAVEIEYSLDQWVLAQAEIDIVAPQTNATVRNLFSRQEYRVRVSATTAVGFGPSSDPYEFTTPEDVPDEPPANVSLARITKSSITISWEAIPSNSRNGVIRDYVVTYVPQVGGESEETVTVPGTETSATFSGLLPFTLYILKVSGRTSKGLGPVSDDLIVRTSEGISGPPSFGRAYPVSLTAISMSWAAPSEPRGEILDYRIFVFSSSNRRRRDLVSLASFANFTAQRDETNIIISNLTEGTNYSIYMQARTSQELGEKSALVHVATPTQIPEAPRGLTARSHTPKSISVSWLAPSVGKISHYVIVYSVADYQRGRKQNVTTSEKSYELDGLSPYTLYRIEVNAEGGNASAVTFAYTLEGTPGPLGSFRIPVVGASSVFLEWEPPRSPNGRIGYSYRITQTAKGWSTDIDLRPGELSSPDGPFFQWRVANLTGYTEYQLSMRAFNIPFHHQGLTSDLLVIRTNQGKPGPPEAVRVDATRRATLLLSWSPPKTPNGIITLYEITTQWANATGTPKTFKIIHENSPTARFQEVEGLQYPAQYSIIIRARTISGEGAGSKPFLMFTKFVDPDDRTPRNVSHWDLTSTSVTLTWQRPLYPNLLNYTLAIRIDPSLPFLEQVINANETNASVKELKPNTLFSATLVPGYADGSLGDTDLHYFQTPPSAPSSAPRNFTVSRTNESSTLLLSWISPLESDLNGVLCRYVARYSPVNSPDDKRSINIGAGDHEALLTELMPYTVYDVEIAAKTCLVIAQGPFASRRHRTGEGVPDKPDIRVVGRNSTWVKLAWEVKSNGILLRVEVNISFDQGHVHNTSNVTGEAEFFGLEPYHRYTVRIRAHSGRGAGAFGTQNVSTCEAAPQSAAVIHNCEALQGDQGKVKAIRLNYTDVSMSDWRGERRGYRVNLFKGNETGMIGKVFNDTKYIGKTVGGSDVLDLDESTIDLDQWYTVTMEAETVADCGQTNVGPSSDLCHLLIPAPESDMTMTIAVAVSLAVLVLIVLFVICVRKKHRQAKVEVMQPQDIQEQHQNLNNGETRWLMAWPTYDEFQFRKDRLQMAEELGEGQFGKVYFAWATGIVRGEERTQVAVKTMKRGSSQETAEDFRKEMEIMMDFDHPNIVRLLGICTHDEPLYLITELMKHGDLKAYIQKARPNEVHPRPFLSIAQLIDIATQAASGAAYLASRKFVHRDIAARNCLVGENDDQLSVKISDFGMARDVYQEEYYRRRGGMMPIRWMAPEAITDGKYTVESDVWSLGVLLWEIFVLGCQPYFGKSNEQVIGGILQGSLSLECPPLCPRSVFQLMLRCWERNPSERITSEVVASSLQNMIDLGGTSTSYLDMTPTQSKPPVHVDYTPMSPVTPSGTKLDPMFEEEALLSQSKSAYLDMSGGDVPKKEKKKLSSQGTDYANAVQDLCGTSASYLDMTPTQSKLSVQEDYTPMSPATPSGTKLEPMFEEEPLLPQSKNGYVDMSGADVPSAPSGQKRITYVEVQPKEREEVEQKKKLASRNPAAYANVTVSTEDLEAAAAETGSTGKDDIL